A section of the Veillonella criceti genome encodes:
- a CDS encoding GNAT family N-acetyltransferase produces the protein MEFRIATAQDTEAVKNLWAYCFETADDPFFQYYFSKAYEPEHTMVGYEGDLLASMVHLRQYTLAVRGAQLPVSYMVGVATDPVARRGGIGGQLLLSSLEELKQRGQGLTILMPSKAAFYQQYGWELYAHQWVQTLPLEELRPLTDKTLHFGLVHSDDEWSKLAPVYETYTKGVSGYAIRGEKEWRRLLGSFFAEGVRVAYVADEAGHIEGYAVYRLGAEEIPVTEFVYTSRRAQKGLLNYLYNHRSQGSSIRWNEGMQDESYIFHPNGKTGHTTMPYMMSRIVDVVTAMASVPAHIDGHWSRISAVSEGGTYTFILGVKDSLASWNEGTYEVTVQHQGTVQAKKVADVVNNDVDVVMAVGALSLILMGRMTASELAFEGKVSGNDTVLAMLDRIYPKQKTYINEWW, from the coding sequence GGACGACCCATTTTTTCAATATTATTTTTCAAAAGCATATGAGCCAGAACATACAATGGTAGGTTATGAGGGCGATTTATTAGCCAGTATGGTTCATTTGCGCCAATACACCTTAGCTGTGCGTGGTGCTCAGTTACCAGTGAGTTATATGGTAGGTGTAGCTACTGATCCTGTGGCTCGTCGAGGTGGTATTGGGGGCCAGCTTTTGTTATCTTCTTTAGAAGAATTAAAACAGAGAGGCCAAGGACTGACGATTCTTATGCCATCAAAAGCTGCTTTTTATCAGCAATATGGCTGGGAATTATATGCGCACCAATGGGTGCAAACTTTGCCTTTAGAAGAACTACGACCTTTGACGGATAAGACGTTGCATTTTGGTTTAGTGCATTCAGACGATGAGTGGTCAAAGCTTGCACCGGTATATGAGACCTATACGAAAGGGGTATCTGGGTATGCTATCCGTGGTGAAAAAGAATGGCGCCGTTTGTTAGGCAGCTTTTTTGCAGAAGGCGTACGTGTAGCTTATGTAGCTGATGAAGCTGGGCATATTGAAGGCTATGCGGTGTATCGCTTAGGGGCTGAAGAGATTCCCGTTACGGAGTTTGTGTATACCTCTCGTCGAGCTCAGAAAGGTCTTCTTAATTATTTGTATAATCATCGTTCGCAAGGGAGTTCCATTCGTTGGAATGAAGGAATGCAAGATGAATCATATATTTTCCATCCTAATGGCAAAACAGGCCATACGACTATGCCTTACATGATGAGTCGTATTGTGGATGTAGTGACGGCTATGGCTAGTGTACCAGCCCATATTGATGGCCATTGGTCACGCATTTCAGCTGTTTCAGAAGGAGGCACGTATACATTCATATTAGGCGTGAAGGATTCGTTAGCTTCTTGGAATGAGGGAACCTATGAGGTGACAGTTCAGCACCAAGGTACTGTACAGGCGAAGAAGGTAGCGGATGTTGTAAATAATGATGTTGATGTAGTGATGGCAGTGGGCGCTTTAAGTTTAATTCTTATGGGCCGCATGACAGCTAGTGAATTAGCCTTTGAAGGAAAAGTGAGTGGTAACGACACTGTATTGGCTATGTTAGATCGAATATATCCAAAGCAAAAAACATATATTAATGAATGGTGGTAA
- a CDS encoding serine dehydratase subunit alpha family protein, whose protein sequence is MKDLYCMLEREVLPAFGCTEPIALAFAAAKAVEVLGTFPTSLHADCSGNIIKNAKSVTIPNAEGRTGFYYSLILGAIVGDASKELEVLEGLTSADVARADDLFNSNFCTVSLAEGVANLYIQVRASTEEHEVIVTVQQKHTNITHIEKDGVVLLDIPMEQVLADELQMTFDDCYEFAEEADLNRLKELLSRQFSYNMAIAEEGMKNAYGSNIGKLIIEESASIADKARAYAAAGSDARMGGCSMPVMINCGSGNQGITLSVPILVYAEEYNVSEERRYRALALANVLALYIKHDIGRLSAYCGVVSAASATAAGIAYMLEESKDVVWETLSNALVGTSGVVCDGAKASCAMKIGMSLGNALLSYRQAKTNNSFKNGDGIVKGSIDETVHTVGRIARDGMRETDIVICGK, encoded by the coding sequence ATGAAAGATTTATATTGTATGTTAGAGAGAGAGGTACTACCTGCTTTTGGTTGTACAGAACCGATTGCTTTGGCGTTTGCAGCGGCTAAAGCAGTAGAGGTTTTGGGGACATTTCCAACGAGTTTACATGCTGATTGTAGTGGCAATATTATTAAGAATGCTAAAAGTGTGACCATTCCTAATGCAGAGGGGCGCACTGGGTTTTATTATAGTTTGATTCTAGGGGCTATCGTAGGTGATGCGTCTAAAGAATTAGAAGTGCTAGAAGGCTTAACCAGTGCTGATGTAGCAAGGGCTGATGATTTATTTAATAGCAATTTCTGTACCGTTTCATTAGCAGAAGGCGTTGCTAATTTATATATTCAGGTAAGGGCTAGCACAGAAGAACATGAAGTCATAGTGACGGTACAGCAGAAGCATACGAATATTACTCATATTGAAAAAGATGGGGTTGTATTATTAGACATTCCTATGGAGCAAGTGCTGGCTGATGAGTTACAAATGACTTTTGATGATTGCTACGAATTCGCAGAAGAAGCGGATTTGAATCGGTTGAAAGAACTATTGAGTCGTCAATTTTCATATAATATGGCGATTGCCGAAGAAGGTATGAAAAATGCATATGGTTCAAATATTGGTAAATTAATCATTGAAGAATCAGCATCTATTGCAGATAAAGCACGGGCCTATGCGGCTGCTGGCTCAGATGCGCGTATGGGTGGTTGTAGCATGCCAGTGATGATAAACTGTGGCAGTGGTAATCAAGGTATCACTTTGTCTGTGCCTATTTTGGTATATGCTGAAGAATATAATGTGTCTGAAGAACGTCGATATCGTGCGTTAGCATTGGCTAATGTATTGGCTCTTTATATTAAACATGATATTGGGCGTTTGAGTGCTTATTGTGGTGTAGTAAGTGCGGCCTCTGCAACAGCAGCGGGCATTGCTTATATGCTAGAAGAATCAAAGGACGTTGTTTGGGAAACGTTATCCAATGCGCTAGTAGGGACGTCGGGTGTTGTGTGTGATGGTGCTAAAGCATCTTGTGCTATGAAGATTGGCATGTCCTTAGGTAATGCGTTATTATCCTATCGTCAGGCGAAAACAAATAATAGTTTCAAAAATGGCGATGGTATTGTAAAGGGTTCTATTGATGAAACAGTGCATACGGTAGGGCGTATTGCTCGTGATGGGATGCGTGAAACGGACATTGTTATTTGTGGCAAGTAG
- a CDS encoding SDR family NAD(P)-dependent oxidoreductase: MSKTVFITGATSGIGRATAEAFAKAGYNLLLCARRLDVLDNLKAEFEPEFKIKVTTFALDVTDRQAVSTIVPKQIEAVGGVDILVNNAGLAQGLDSFETSSIDDMETMIDTNVKGLLYVSRTVLPFMIEKNQGHIINLGSTAGIYAYAKGAVYCATKAAVKTLSDGIRIDTIETDIKVTTIQPGIVETPFSEVRFHGDKDKAAAVYAGVEALQAEDIAEIIVFAATQPKRVQISDITIMANQQATGFMIAKK, from the coding sequence ATGAGCAAAACAGTATTTATTACAGGTGCTACCTCTGGGATTGGGCGAGCTACAGCAGAAGCCTTTGCTAAAGCAGGGTACAACTTATTGTTGTGTGCTCGTCGTTTAGATGTGTTAGATAATCTAAAAGCTGAGTTTGAACCAGAATTTAAAATCAAGGTCACTACGTTTGCCCTAGATGTGACAGATCGTCAGGCGGTTAGTACCATAGTACCTAAGCAGATTGAAGCGGTGGGAGGCGTAGATATTCTCGTGAATAATGCAGGGCTTGCTCAAGGGTTAGATTCTTTTGAAACGAGCTCTATTGATGATATGGAAACCATGATTGATACCAATGTAAAAGGGTTGCTCTACGTATCACGCACAGTATTGCCATTTATGATTGAAAAAAATCAAGGACATATTATTAATTTAGGGTCAACAGCGGGTATTTATGCCTATGCTAAAGGCGCTGTATATTGTGCGACTAAGGCGGCGGTTAAGACACTAAGCGATGGTATCCGTATTGATACGATTGAAACGGATATTAAAGTAACGACGATTCAACCAGGGATTGTAGAAACGCCATTTAGCGAAGTTCGTTTTCATGGAGACAAAGATAAGGCGGCTGCGGTATATGCTGGCGTAGAAGCTTTGCAGGCTGAAGATATTGCTGAAATTATTGTATTTGCTGCTACACAGCCAAAACGTGTACAGATTTCAGATATTACGATTATGGCCAATCAGCAAGCTACAGGCTTTATGATTGCGAAGAAGTAA
- a CDS encoding DUF805 domain-containing protein, with amino-acid sequence MSSLSIVENFKMCMTKKYMTFQGRASRGEYWKFVLVQFIIMLIVGIVVWVFTFDEDTIDTISTIAALPFLLPSLAVQTRRLHDLGRSAWWLLLHLVPYAGSFVLFIFSIMKGKPETNEYGPVPDYSNYF; translated from the coding sequence ATGAGTTCATTGTCGATTGTAGAGAACTTTAAGATGTGTATGACTAAAAAATACATGACTTTTCAAGGTAGGGCTAGTCGTGGTGAATATTGGAAGTTCGTTTTAGTACAATTTATTATTATGTTAATTGTAGGTATTGTGGTCTGGGTGTTTACTTTTGATGAAGATACGATTGATACGATTAGTACAATTGCCGCATTGCCATTTTTATTACCGTCTTTGGCAGTTCAAACACGACGTTTGCACGATCTAGGTCGCAGTGCATGGTGGTTATTACTTCATTTAGTGCCATATGCAGGATCCTTTGTATTATTTATTTTCTCTATTATGAAAGGTAAACCAGAGACTAATGAATATGGGCCTGTGCCAGATTATTCTAATTATTTTTAA
- a CDS encoding 2-isopropylmalate synthase has protein sequence MSQVQKATNQQDVNRVYFFDTTLRDGEQSPGVSLQTPEKIEIAQNLVRLGVDVIEAGFPAASPGDFEAVKTIAENVKGVIICGLARANKADIERTAEALQGAERSRLHVFIATSDIHLEYKLKKTREEVLAIVKECLALAKGKFDEIEFSAEDASRTDLEYLCEVFSVAIAGGATILNVPDTVGYMTPDEFAYKIRYIKEHVQDIDKAIISVHCHDDLGMANANTLAAIQAGARQVEGTINGLGERAGNVGIEEVTMALKTRQDVYGVTTAIDTKQFTRVSKLVSKLTGMAVPPNKAIVGRNAFAHESGIHQHGMLNNPTTYEIMTPESVGAEKTSIVLGKHSGCHAFESHLETMGFHFTAEKVNDLFVKFKALADRKKEIFDEDILALVIDNIDHVKAIELVHHHYKSNERGYAYADVRLKTPQGIREDAAVGDGSVDASLKAAQRVIGLPIELKDYQVRSVTAGQDALGEVQVTIEYKGRQYNGRGVSTDVISSSVLAYINAVNYVYLTEEIEKEFE, from the coding sequence ATGAGCCAAGTACAAAAAGCAACTAATCAGCAAGATGTGAACCGGGTGTATTTCTTTGATACTACCTTGCGGGATGGGGAGCAAAGTCCTGGCGTATCTTTGCAGACCCCTGAAAAAATTGAAATTGCACAAAATTTAGTAAGACTAGGTGTTGATGTTATTGAAGCAGGCTTTCCAGCAGCTTCACCAGGGGATTTTGAAGCGGTAAAAACTATTGCTGAAAACGTAAAAGGAGTTATCATTTGTGGTTTAGCAAGAGCTAATAAGGCAGATATTGAGCGGACGGCAGAAGCTTTACAAGGAGCGGAACGAAGTCGTCTCCATGTATTTATTGCCACCAGTGATATTCATTTGGAATATAAATTGAAGAAAACGCGTGAAGAAGTTCTTGCTATTGTGAAAGAATGTTTGGCTTTGGCTAAAGGGAAATTTGATGAAATCGAATTTTCAGCGGAAGATGCTTCGAGGACGGATTTGGAATATTTGTGTGAAGTCTTTTCAGTAGCTATTGCTGGCGGTGCTACCATACTTAATGTACCGGATACAGTCGGTTATATGACCCCTGATGAATTTGCTTATAAGATTCGTTATATTAAAGAACATGTGCAAGATATAGATAAGGCCATTATTAGTGTCCATTGCCATGACGACTTGGGGATGGCCAATGCTAATACGTTGGCAGCGATTCAAGCTGGGGCTCGTCAAGTAGAAGGAACGATTAATGGACTTGGTGAACGAGCGGGTAATGTAGGGATTGAAGAAGTGACGATGGCACTTAAAACAAGGCAAGATGTGTATGGAGTAACTACAGCTATTGATACGAAGCAATTTACTCGTGTAAGTAAATTAGTGAGTAAGTTAACGGGCATGGCGGTACCACCAAATAAAGCGATTGTAGGTCGCAATGCTTTTGCTCATGAGTCTGGAATTCATCAACATGGTATGCTAAATAATCCCACGACCTACGAAATCATGACACCAGAAAGTGTAGGTGCTGAAAAAACAAGTATCGTTCTTGGTAAACATTCGGGTTGTCATGCCTTTGAAAGTCATTTAGAAACAATGGGCTTCCATTTTACCGCTGAAAAAGTAAATGATTTATTTGTAAAATTTAAAGCGCTAGCGGATCGGAAGAAAGAGATTTTTGATGAAGATATTTTGGCTCTTGTTATTGATAATATTGACCATGTAAAAGCCATTGAACTCGTGCATCATCATTATAAATCTAATGAACGTGGTTATGCTTATGCAGATGTACGGCTTAAAACACCACAAGGTATCCGCGAAGATGCGGCCGTTGGTGATGGTTCGGTTGATGCCTCACTTAAAGCAGCACAGCGTGTTATTGGCTTACCGATTGAGCTTAAGGATTATCAGGTACGCTCCGTCACAGCCGGCCAAGATGCACTAGGTGAAGTGCAGGTAACGATTGAATATAAAGGGCGTCAATATAATGGGCGTGGTGTAAGCACGGACGTAATTTCATCCAGTGTATTAGCCTATATTAATGCTGTTAACTATGTATATTTAACTGAAGAAATTGAAAAAGAATTTGAATAG
- the leuC gene encoding 3-isopropylmalate dehydratase large subunit — translation MGMTMTEKNMARHAGVATVRAGEIIECKVDAVLMNDITFPPALKEFRKIGKPVFDRAKIYLVPDHFTPNKDIKSAEQAKIMRDFVRQEQITHYFEVGRMGIEHVLLPEQGLVAPGDMIIGADSHTCTYGALGAFATGVGSTDAGVAMAMGQTWFKVPEAIKVELTGMPNRWVTGKDIVLELIGQIGVDGARYKAIEFCGDGIAHLTMADRLTICNMAIEAGGKCGVFPYDEVTKAYVTGRVKREYTPVVADEDAVYSETVVIDLATLKPVVAFPHLPSNTHYITDIAKDITIDQVVIGSCTNGRYEDLEAAASIFKDRKVADFVRCIVVPGSQAVYDQAIKAGLIDIFIDAGCAVSTPTCGPCLGGYMGIMAAGERTVSTTNRNFRGRMGHVDSEVYLASPYVAAASAVLGRIAGPEEV, via the coding sequence ATGGGGATGACGATGACAGAGAAGAACATGGCTCGCCATGCAGGGGTGGCTACGGTAAGAGCCGGTGAGATTATAGAATGTAAAGTAGATGCCGTATTGATGAACGATATTACTTTTCCACCAGCCTTAAAAGAGTTTAGAAAAATTGGTAAACCTGTATTTGATCGAGCGAAAATTTATTTGGTGCCCGATCATTTCACACCGAATAAAGATATTAAATCGGCTGAACAAGCGAAGATAATGCGTGATTTTGTCCGGCAAGAACAAATTACTCATTATTTTGAAGTAGGCCGTATGGGGATTGAACATGTGTTATTGCCAGAACAAGGCTTAGTAGCACCAGGGGATATGATTATCGGTGCCGATTCTCATACGTGTACCTATGGAGCACTCGGTGCCTTTGCTACGGGGGTAGGTTCCACTGATGCAGGGGTTGCTATGGCAATGGGACAGACTTGGTTTAAAGTGCCAGAAGCGATTAAAGTGGAACTTACGGGTATGCCGAATCGTTGGGTAACCGGTAAGGATATTGTGCTTGAACTGATTGGTCAAATTGGCGTAGATGGAGCGCGGTATAAAGCGATTGAATTCTGTGGTGATGGTATTGCTCATTTAACCATGGCTGATCGTTTGACGATTTGTAATATGGCGATCGAAGCAGGTGGTAAATGTGGCGTGTTCCCTTATGATGAGGTGACTAAGGCGTATGTAACTGGTCGTGTGAAACGTGAATATACACCTGTGGTAGCTGATGAAGATGCGGTATATAGTGAAACGGTAGTCATCGATTTAGCGACGTTGAAGCCAGTCGTGGCTTTCCCTCATTTGCCGTCTAATACGCATTATATTACGGACATTGCTAAGGATATTACCATTGACCAAGTGGTGATTGGTTCTTGTACCAACGGGCGCTATGAAGATTTAGAAGCGGCTGCCTCTATTTTTAAAGATAGAAAAGTAGCGGACTTTGTTCGTTGCATTGTAGTGCCAGGTAGCCAAGCTGTATATGATCAAGCTATTAAAGCAGGCTTGATAGATATTTTTATTGATGCGGGTTGTGCGGTGAGTACGCCTACCTGTGGGCCTTGTTTAGGTGGTTACATGGGGATTATGGCAGCTGGTGAACGGACTGTTTCCACCACAAATCGTAATTTTAGAGGGCGCATGGGCCATGTAGATAGTGAAGTGTATTTAGCTAGTCCGTATGTGGCGGCGGCCAGTGCTGTACTTGGACGCATTGCAGGACCAGAGGAGGTATAA
- a CDS encoding 3-isopropylmalate dehydratase small subunit has translation MDFQGKIWRYGDNVDTDVIIPARYLAIADMAELATHAMEDIDTTFAAKVQPGDLMVAGKNFGCGSSREHAPAVIKASGVPCIIAHSFARIFFRNAINIGLPVIEIGDAVEKIQVNHEIGIDMSTGEVHNITTGETYQGTALPPFVQAIAKAGGLVNFAKQRG, from the coding sequence ATGGATTTTCAAGGTAAAATTTGGCGTTATGGCGACAATGTAGATACAGATGTAATTATTCCTGCTCGGTATTTAGCTATTGCTGATATGGCAGAACTTGCGACACATGCCATGGAAGATATTGACACGACCTTTGCAGCTAAGGTACAGCCTGGTGACTTGATGGTGGCTGGTAAGAATTTTGGTTGTGGTTCCTCTCGTGAACATGCGCCAGCGGTTATTAAAGCTAGTGGTGTGCCTTGTATTATTGCCCATAGTTTTGCACGGATATTTTTCCGCAATGCGATTAATATTGGGTTACCAGTGATTGAAATTGGTGATGCCGTTGAAAAAATACAAGTGAATCATGAAATTGGCATCGATATGAGTACTGGTGAGGTACATAATATAACGACTGGTGAAACCTATCAGGGGACAGCCTTGCCACCCTTTGTGCAGGCCATTGCTAAAGCAGGCGGGCTGGTAAATTTTGCTAAACAACGAGGTTAA
- the leuB gene encoding 3-isopropylmalate dehydrogenase, producing MEKTVVAINGDGIGREIVEAARRVVDKAVVKDNIVICWAEHKAGGEAIDAYGKPLPQSTIDACKKAEAVLLGAVGGPKWDSVAPAIRPEKAILGLRKELGLFCNLRPVRIFKALQEYSPLKPELVQDVDFVIVRELTGGIYFGERSEASGEGPNEKAWDKETYHRYEIERIIDIAIDTAKKRKGKVTSVDKANVLASSRLWRTVAQEKATANSAVTFDYLYVDNTAMQLVVNPGQFDVIVTTNLFGDILSDEGAVVSGSLGLLPSASIGTGTALYEPIHGSAPDIAGKGIANPLGTILSAAMMCRYSLGASKAADAIEAAVEAALTAGYRTGDIYKDGMKRVNTEGMTEAVLQYI from the coding sequence ATAGAGAAAACGGTAGTAGCCATTAATGGGGATGGCATAGGTCGTGAAATTGTAGAGGCAGCACGTCGTGTGGTAGATAAAGCGGTAGTTAAAGATAATATCGTTATTTGTTGGGCTGAGCATAAGGCAGGTGGTGAAGCCATTGATGCGTATGGAAAGCCGCTACCACAAAGTACGATTGATGCCTGTAAAAAAGCGGAGGCAGTTCTCCTTGGTGCCGTAGGCGGGCCTAAATGGGATTCTGTTGCGCCAGCGATTCGCCCTGAAAAAGCAATTTTAGGACTTCGTAAGGAGTTAGGCTTATTTTGTAATTTACGTCCGGTTCGTATTTTTAAAGCCTTGCAAGAGTATTCGCCGCTAAAGCCAGAATTGGTACAGGATGTAGATTTTGTCATTGTTCGTGAACTTACAGGTGGTATTTATTTTGGTGAACGGTCAGAAGCGAGCGGTGAAGGCCCTAATGAAAAAGCTTGGGATAAGGAAACATATCATCGTTATGAAATTGAACGAATTATAGACATCGCCATTGATACAGCGAAGAAACGTAAAGGCAAAGTAACGAGCGTAGATAAAGCCAATGTACTAGCTTCATCACGCTTATGGCGCACTGTGGCACAAGAAAAAGCCACTGCCAATTCGGCAGTGACTTTTGATTACTTATATGTAGATAATACAGCCATGCAATTAGTTGTTAACCCCGGTCAATTTGATGTAATTGTAACGACGAATTTATTTGGTGACATTCTAAGTGACGAAGGGGCCGTTGTTTCAGGCTCTCTTGGTCTATTACCGTCTGCCTCCATTGGTACTGGTACAGCCTTGTATGAACCAATTCATGGCTCAGCGCCTGATATTGCTGGCAAGGGCATCGCCAACCCATTGGGGACAATATTGTCAGCGGCTATGATGTGTCGTTATTCCTTGGGCGCTTCTAAGGCAGCCGACGCTATTGAAGCAGCCGTGGAAGCGGCCTTGACTGCTGGCTATCGTACAGGCGATATTTACAAGGATGGCATGAAACGAGTGAATACAGAAGGCATGACGGAAGCCGTGTTACAATATATCTAA
- the panB gene encoding 3-methyl-2-oxobutanoate hydroxymethyltransferase, giving the protein MNTTTNTATNAATNEATSTATNTTTNAVTNTATTTTPKKPVTITTIKDMKQKGEPITMITAYDVAMARNVNEAGIDMILVGDSLGNVILGYQSTIPVTMEEMIHHTKAVVRGNSTALVVADMPFMSYQASLTDGLYNAGRLLKETGCTAVKLEGGQEVCELVHKLTTAGIPVVAHIGLTPQSVNQLGGFKVQGKEVAAAQQLLADAKALEAAGAFACVLECVPAALAKKVTDELITMATIGIGAGNGCDGQVLVCNDLLGISTGFTPKFVKQYANLHDITVNAVKDYIKDVKERSFPAPEHTFKIDDSVLEKLY; this is encoded by the coding sequence ATGAATACTACAACAAATACAGCAACTAATGCAGCGACTAATGAAGCAACTAGTACAGCGACTAATACAACAACTAATGCAGTAACTAATACAGCTACTACTACGACACCGAAGAAACCAGTTACTATTACAACTATTAAAGATATGAAACAAAAAGGTGAACCTATTACTATGATTACAGCCTATGATGTCGCCATGGCCCGTAATGTTAACGAAGCAGGTATTGACATGATACTTGTAGGCGATTCGCTTGGCAATGTAATCCTCGGTTACCAATCAACGATTCCTGTAACCATGGAGGAAATGATTCATCATACAAAAGCCGTTGTACGCGGTAACAGCACGGCCCTAGTCGTAGCGGATATGCCCTTTATGAGTTATCAAGCGAGTCTAACCGATGGCCTATATAATGCCGGTCGCTTACTAAAAGAAACGGGCTGCACCGCTGTAAAACTCGAAGGCGGTCAAGAAGTCTGCGAATTAGTCCATAAATTAACAACAGCTGGAATTCCTGTAGTGGCCCATATTGGTTTAACACCACAATCAGTCAATCAATTAGGTGGTTTTAAAGTACAAGGTAAAGAAGTAGCGGCAGCACAACAACTACTGGCCGATGCCAAAGCCCTTGAAGCAGCAGGTGCCTTTGCCTGTGTCCTAGAATGCGTACCGGCGGCCCTTGCTAAAAAGGTGACCGATGAACTAATAACCATGGCAACCATTGGAATTGGCGCTGGTAATGGCTGTGATGGTCAAGTATTAGTGTGCAACGATTTACTGGGGATTAGCACTGGTTTCACCCCAAAATTTGTAAAACAATACGCCAATCTTCATGACATTACCGTCAATGCTGTCAAAGACTACATTAAAGACGTAAAAGAAAGAAGCTTTCCTGCTCCAGAACACACCTTTAAAATCGATGATTCTGTGTTAGAAAAGCTCTATTAA